Proteins encoded in a region of the Elaeis guineensis isolate ETL-2024a chromosome 7, EG11, whole genome shotgun sequence genome:
- the LOC105049006 gene encoding uncharacterized protein codes for MEPSAENPRRSSSDSSSSSEFEFWMVGKEPSFPQPHLLTADELFVDGVLLPLHLLPLSHSNPNTTTEIPSSTEPAPEHETEMPPLPPEFSTPSIPPTSSSKRWKDIFKAGERKLVERVRRKERIEAAGNAAELNINIWPFSRSRSAGNAGAGTWNRAKVMVARRKASSAPCSRSNSRGESSKPAAAAATTTTTSRRRWAPNPGRVGLNAGIHLGRTSPVWQLRRNSKPSELKEKASDAGAKKGGGSAGVRMLNLNMNTCIGYRNQVSFKGEDKNGVAGGEQSSGGVGVGSNSASLFNLRTIFSKKVV; via the coding sequence ATGGAGCCCTCTGCCGAGAACCCAAGGAGGAGCAGCAGCGACTCTTCCTCCTCCTCGGAGTTCGAGTTCTGGATGGTTGGCAAAGAACCCTCCTTCCCCCAGCCTCACCTCCTCACCGCCGACGAGCTCTTCGTCGACGGCGTTCTCCTCCCTCtccacctcctccctctctcccacTCCAATCCCAACACCACCACTGAAATCCCATCCTCAACCGAGCCCGCGCCCGAGCACGAGACCGAGATGCCACCCCTTCCCCCAGAATTCTCTACTCCTTCCATTCCCCCCACCTCGTCCTCCAAGAGATGGAAAGATATCTTTAAGGCGGGGGAGAGGAAGTTGGTGGAGAGGGTGAGAAGGAAGGAGAGAATAGAAGCTGCCGGTAACGCCGCCGAGCTCAACATCAACATCTGGCCTTTCTCCAGGAGCCGCTCCGCCGGGAATGCCGGCGCTGGCACCTGGAATAGAGCCAAGGTTATGGTGGCCCGGCGCAAGGCTAGTAGCGCCCCTTGCTCACGGAGCAACTCCCGCGGAGAGTCCTCGAAGccagccgccgccgccgccaccaccaccaccacctcaaGGAGGAGGTGGGCTCCCAACCCAGGTCGGGTTGGACTCAACGCTGGCATCCACCTGGGCCGGACCAGCCCGGTCTGGCAGCTGAGGAGGAACAGCAAGCCCTCTGAGCTTAAGGAGAAGGCCAGCGACGCCGGTGCCAAGAAAGGAGGTGGCAGTGCTGGGGTTCGAATGCTGAATCTGAACATGAACACGTGCATCGGGTATCGGAATCAGGTGAGTTTCAAGGGGGAGGATAAGAATGGGGTGGCCGGCGGTGAGCAGAGCAGTGGCGGCGTTGGTGTTGGAAGCAATAGCGCCAGTCTGTTTAATCTCAGAACTATCTTCTCTAAGAAGGTGGTTTGA